Proteins encoded by one window of Superficieibacter sp. HKU1:
- the rpsB gene encoding 30S ribosomal protein S2, producing the protein MATVSMRDMLKAGVHFGHQTRYWNPKMKPFIFGARNKVHIINLEQTVPMFNDALAELNKIASRKGKILFVGTKRAASEAVKDAANSCDQFFVNHRWLGGMLTNWKTVRQSIKRLKDLETQSQDGTFEKLTKKEALMRTRELDKLENSLGGIKDMGGLPDALFVIDADHEHIAIKEANNLGIPVFAIVDTNSDPDGVDFVIPGNDDAIRAVTLYLSAVATTVREGRSQDLASQAEESFVEAE; encoded by the coding sequence ATGGCAACTGTTTCCATGCGCGACATGCTCAAAGCTGGTGTTCACTTCGGTCACCAGACCCGTTACTGGAACCCGAAAATGAAGCCTTTCATCTTCGGCGCGCGTAACAAAGTGCACATCATCAACCTTGAGCAGACTGTACCGATGTTCAACGACGCTCTGGCTGAACTGAACAAGATCGCCTCTCGCAAAGGTAAAATCCTTTTCGTTGGTACTAAACGCGCTGCAAGCGAAGCGGTGAAAGATGCTGCTAACAGCTGCGACCAGTTCTTCGTGAACCATCGCTGGTTGGGCGGTATGCTGACTAACTGGAAAACCGTTCGTCAGTCCATCAAACGTCTGAAAGACCTGGAAACTCAGTCTCAGGACGGCACTTTCGAGAAGCTGACCAAGAAAGAAGCGCTGATGCGCACCCGTGAGCTGGACAAACTGGAAAACAGCCTGGGCGGTATCAAAGACATGGGCGGTCTGCCGGACGCTCTGTTCGTTATCGATGCTGACCACGAGCACATTGCTATCAAAGAAGCAAACAACCTGGGTATCCCGGTATTTGCTATCGTTGATACCAACTCCGATCCGGACGGCGTTGACTTCGTTATCCCGGGTAACGACGATGCAATCCGCGCTGTTACCCTGTACCTGAGCGCTGTTGCGACCACCGTTCGTGAAGGCCGTTCTCAGGATCTGGCTTCCCAGGCGGAAGAAAGCTTCGTAGAAGCTGAGTAA
- the map gene encoding type I methionyl aminopeptidase yields MAISIKTAEDIEKMRVAGRLAAEVLEMIEPYVKPGVSTGELDRICNDYIVNEQKAVSACLNYHGFPKSVCISINEVVCHGIPDDGKLLKDGDVVNIDVTVIKDEFHGDTSKMFIVGKPTILGERLCRVTQQSLYLALKMVKPGINLREIGAAIQKFVEAEGFSVVREYCGHGIGRGFHEEPQVLHYDSRETDVVLKPGMTFTIEPMVNAGKKEIRSMKDGWTVKTKDRSLSAQYEHTIVVTGNGCEILTLRKDDTIPAILSHDE; encoded by the coding sequence ATGGCTATTTCTATCAAGACAGCTGAAGACATTGAAAAAATGCGCGTCGCGGGCCGCCTGGCCGCCGAGGTGCTGGAAATGATCGAACCCTACGTTAAACCGGGCGTCAGCACCGGCGAGCTGGACCGTATTTGCAACGATTACATCGTCAATGAACAGAAAGCGGTATCGGCCTGCCTCAACTATCACGGCTTCCCGAAATCGGTCTGTATTTCTATTAATGAAGTGGTATGCCACGGCATTCCGGACGACGGCAAACTGCTGAAAGATGGCGACGTTGTAAATATTGATGTCACGGTGATTAAAGATGAGTTTCACGGCGACACCTCAAAAATGTTTATCGTGGGCAAACCCACTATCCTCGGCGAGCGTTTGTGCCGCGTGACTCAGCAAAGCCTGTATCTGGCGCTGAAGATGGTGAAGCCGGGCATTAACCTGCGCGAGATTGGCGCGGCGATCCAGAAATTTGTTGAGGCGGAAGGCTTCTCCGTGGTGCGCGAATATTGTGGGCACGGCATTGGCCGCGGCTTCCATGAGGAACCGCAGGTACTGCACTATGACTCCAGAGAGACCGACGTTGTGCTCAAGCCGGGCATGACATTTACCATCGAACCGATGGTCAACGCCGGTAAAAAAGAGATCCGCAGTATGAAAGACGGCTGGACGGTGAAGACTAAAGACCGGAGCTTGTCGGCGCAGTACGAACATACTATTGTGGTGACCGGGAACGGCTGCGAAATTCTGACGCTGCGTAAGGATGACACCATCCCGGCGATACTCTCGCACGACGAATAA
- the tsf gene encoding translation elongation factor Ts, protein MAEITASLVKELRERTGAGMMDCKKALTEANGDIELAIENMRKSGAIKAAKKAGNVAADGVIITKIDGNYGIILEVNCQTDFVAKDAGFQAFANKVLDAAVAGKITDVEVLKAQFEEERVALVAKIGENINIRRVASLEGNVLGSYQHGARIGVLVAATGADEELVKHLAMHIAASKPEFVKPEDVSADVVEKEFQVQLDIAMQSGKPKEIAEKMVEGRMKKFTGEVSLTGQPFVMDPSKTVGQLLKEHNADVTGFIRFEVGEGIEKVESDFAAEVAAMSKQS, encoded by the coding sequence ATGGCTGAAATTACCGCATCCCTGGTAAAAGAGCTGCGCGAGCGTACTGGCGCAGGCATGATGGATTGCAAAAAAGCGCTGACCGAAGCGAACGGCGACATCGAGCTGGCAATCGAAAACATGCGTAAATCTGGCGCGATCAAAGCGGCGAAAAAAGCAGGCAACGTGGCTGCTGACGGCGTGATCATCACTAAGATCGACGGCAACTACGGCATCATTCTGGAAGTTAACTGCCAGACTGACTTCGTTGCAAAAGATGCTGGCTTCCAGGCGTTTGCTAACAAAGTTCTGGACGCTGCTGTTGCTGGCAAAATCACTGACGTTGAAGTGCTGAAGGCACAGTTCGAAGAAGAACGTGTGGCTCTGGTCGCTAAAATCGGTGAAAACATCAATATCCGCCGTGTCGCTTCTCTGGAAGGCAACGTTCTGGGTTCATACCAGCACGGTGCGCGCATCGGTGTTCTGGTTGCGGCAACTGGCGCTGACGAAGAGCTGGTTAAGCACCTGGCAATGCACATTGCTGCGAGCAAGCCGGAATTCGTTAAGCCGGAAGACGTGTCTGCTGACGTGGTAGAAAAAGAATTCCAGGTACAGTTGGACATCGCCATGCAGTCTGGCAAGCCGAAAGAAATCGCAGAGAAAATGGTTGAAGGCCGTATGAAGAAATTCACCGGCGAAGTGTCTCTGACCGGTCAGCCTTTCGTTATGGATCCGAGCAAAACGGTTGGTCAGCTGCTGAAAGAGCACAATGCTGACGTAACGGGTTTCATCCGCTTCGAAGTGGGTGAAGGCATCGAAAAAGTTGAGTCTGACTTCGCAGCAGAAGTTGCTGCCATGTCCAAGCAGTCTTAA
- the frr gene encoding ribosome recycling factor, whose product MISDIRKDAEVRMDKCVEAFKNQISKIRTGRASPSLLDGIIVEYYGAPTPLRQLANVTVEDSRTLKINVFDRSLSAAVEKAIMASDLGLNPSSAGSDIRVPLPPLTEERRRDLTKIVRGEAEQARVAVRNVRRDANDKVKALLKDKEISEDDDRRSQDDVQKMTDVAIKKVDAALAEKEAELMQF is encoded by the coding sequence GTGATTAGCGATATCAGAAAAGATGCTGAAGTACGCATGGACAAATGCGTTGAAGCGTTCAAAAACCAAATCAGCAAAATTCGTACTGGCCGCGCTTCCCCAAGCCTGCTGGACGGCATTATTGTTGAATATTATGGTGCGCCAACCCCGCTGCGTCAGCTGGCTAACGTCACCGTAGAAGACTCCCGCACGCTGAAAATCAACGTTTTCGACCGTAGCCTGAGCGCCGCCGTTGAAAAAGCCATCATGGCCTCGGATCTCGGTCTGAATCCAAGCTCTGCCGGCAGCGATATTCGCGTTCCGCTTCCCCCGCTGACTGAAGAGCGTCGTCGCGATCTGACGAAGATCGTCCGTGGTGAAGCCGAGCAGGCGCGTGTTGCCGTACGTAACGTACGCCGTGATGCTAACGACAAAGTCAAAGCGCTGCTGAAAGACAAAGAAATCAGTGAAGATGATGATCGTCGTTCTCAGGACGACGTGCAGAAAATGACCGACGTCGCCATCAAGAAAGTGGATGCGGCGCTGGCAGAAAAAGAAGCGGAACTGATGCAGTTCTGA
- the pyrH gene encoding UMP kinase: MATNAKPVYKRILLKLSGEALQGSEGFGIDASILDRMAQEIKELVELGIQVGVVIGGGNLFRGAGLAKAGMNRVVGDHMGMLATVMNGLAMRDALHRAYVNARLMSAIPLNGVCDNYSWAEAISLLRNNRVVILSAGTGNPFFTTDSAACLRGIEIEADVVLKATKVDGVFTADPAKDPAATMYDQLSYNEVLDKELKVMDLAAFTLARDHKLPIRVFNMNKPGALRRVVMGEKEGTLITE; the protein is encoded by the coding sequence ATGGCTACCAATGCAAAACCCGTCTATAAACGCATTCTGCTTAAGCTAAGTGGTGAAGCTCTACAGGGTTCGGAAGGCTTCGGTATTGATGCAAGCATACTCGATCGTATGGCTCAGGAAATCAAAGAGCTGGTGGAACTGGGCATTCAGGTTGGGGTGGTTATTGGCGGCGGTAACCTGTTCCGTGGGGCGGGTCTGGCGAAAGCGGGTATGAACCGCGTTGTGGGCGACCACATGGGCATGCTGGCGACGGTGATGAACGGCCTCGCGATGCGTGACGCGCTCCATCGCGCCTATGTGAACGCCCGCCTGATGTCAGCGATTCCGCTAAACGGCGTATGTGACAATTACAGCTGGGCGGAGGCGATTAGCCTGCTGCGTAATAATCGCGTGGTGATCCTCTCTGCGGGTACCGGCAATCCATTCTTTACTACCGATTCCGCTGCCTGCCTGCGCGGTATCGAAATTGAAGCGGACGTAGTGCTGAAAGCAACGAAAGTTGACGGTGTATTTACCGCCGATCCGGCAAAAGATCCGGCGGCGACGATGTACGATCAGCTGTCGTATAACGAAGTGCTGGATAAAGAACTGAAAGTCATGGATCTGGCCGCGTTTACGCTGGCTCGCGACCATAAACTGCCGATTCGTGTCTTCAACATGAACAAACCCGGTGCCCTGCGCCGCGTGGTCATGGGCGAAAAAGAAGGCACATTGATCACGGAATAA